The following coding sequences lie in one Agrobacterium vitis genomic window:
- a CDS encoding low affinity iron permease family protein translates to MDRLFAKFANATARATGSPIAFILCVAAVVIWAVSGPFFGFSETWQLVINTGTTIITFLMVFLIQNTQNRDGTALQTKLDEIILSSDAENEFIGIEKLTDAELEALHLRCEKSAKRSQAILKRTHAERKARKTSS, encoded by the coding sequence ATGGATCGCCTGTTTGCAAAATTCGCTAATGCAACGGCCCGGGCAACCGGTAGTCCGATCGCCTTTATTCTCTGTGTTGCCGCTGTGGTTATCTGGGCAGTATCTGGGCCATTTTTCGGGTTTTCGGAAACGTGGCAGCTGGTGATCAATACCGGCACAACCATTATCACATTTCTAATGGTGTTCTTAATCCAGAACACCCAAAATCGGGATGGGACTGCCCTTCAGACCAAGCTCGACGAGATCATACTCTCCTCTGACGCCGAGAATGAATTCATCGGGATTGAGAAGTTGACCGACGCTGAACTCGAAGCACTTCATCTTCGTTGTGAAAAATCGGCCAAGCGTTCACAAGCCATCCTGAAGAGGACGCACGCCGAGCGAAAAGCCCGCAAGACCAGCTCATAG
- a CDS encoding DUF6766 family protein — translation MRVLKDNGLTIVLLVLTIATITGMLLTGWQVNNENIIQHGGTALSLATYAASGHFLSAIFENWESEFLQMSAYVMLTAMLFQRGSAESKDPDKSASQDEDPASHARQPGASWAVRASGWLRTLYSYSLGIALALLFAASFILHLRYSAIAENAEAAMHGHPAQSIMQHLASTQFWFESFQNWQSEFLSTAVIVVLSIFLRFRGSPESKPVAAPHSETGS, via the coding sequence ATGCGGGTACTGAAAGACAATGGGCTGACTATCGTTCTGTTGGTGCTGACCATCGCGACCATAACCGGAATGCTCTTGACGGGATGGCAGGTCAACAACGAGAACATCATCCAGCATGGTGGCACGGCGCTGTCGCTCGCAACCTATGCCGCGTCAGGACACTTCCTGTCCGCCATCTTCGAGAACTGGGAAAGCGAGTTCCTGCAAATGTCGGCATATGTGATGCTGACGGCTATGCTGTTCCAGCGCGGCTCAGCGGAATCGAAAGATCCGGACAAAAGCGCATCTCAGGACGAAGATCCAGCAAGCCATGCGAGACAACCGGGCGCTTCCTGGGCCGTGAGGGCGAGTGGATGGTTGCGAACCCTCTACTCATATTCGCTGGGCATAGCGCTCGCGCTGCTGTTCGCCGCCAGTTTCATTCTTCACCTCCGCTACAGCGCTATTGCTGAGAACGCAGAAGCCGCCATGCATGGCCACCCGGCTCAGTCGATCATGCAGCATCTTGCCAGCACGCAGTTCTGGTTCGAATCCTTTCAGAACTGGCAATCCGAATTTCTGTCGACGGCAGTGATCGTGGTGCTTTCGATTTTCCTGCGCTTCCGGGGATCACCAGAATCAAAGCCCGTTGCGGCGCCGCATTCCGAAACAGGCAGTTGA
- a CDS encoding SDR family oxidoreductase: protein MMEDTRNPTPPYPEQQQEPPGKTAEMAPVPDHGEKSYKGDGKLTGKVALITGADSGIGKAVAIAFAREGADIVISYLNEDDDARDTAKWIEEAGRKALVVPGDIKSEEHCKDLVQRAVNELGGIDILVNNAAFQRTYGDIADITAEEWDETFRTNIYAPYFLSKAAAPHMKPGSSIINTTSIQSRQPSPQLLAYASTKGAISNFTAGLAEMLAEKGIRVNAVAPGPIWTPLIPSTMPAEKAAKFGENTLIGRAGQPAELAGAYVLLASDLGSYMTGAVIPVTGGEIMI from the coding sequence ATGATGGAAGACACTCGAAACCCTACGCCGCCATATCCTGAACAGCAGCAGGAGCCGCCAGGCAAGACTGCGGAAATGGCACCTGTCCCCGATCATGGTGAGAAGTCCTACAAGGGTGACGGCAAGCTGACCGGTAAAGTCGCCCTCATCACCGGAGCCGACTCCGGGATTGGCAAGGCCGTCGCTATCGCGTTTGCCCGCGAAGGCGCCGACATCGTCATTTCCTACCTGAACGAGGATGACGACGCCCGCGATACCGCAAAGTGGATCGAGGAAGCGGGACGCAAGGCTCTTGTCGTTCCGGGCGACATCAAGTCCGAGGAACATTGCAAGGATCTCGTACAGCGCGCCGTTAACGAACTTGGTGGCATCGACATCCTCGTCAACAATGCAGCGTTCCAGCGGACCTATGGCGACATCGCCGACATCACGGCCGAGGAATGGGACGAAACCTTCCGCACCAATATCTACGCACCATACTTCCTCTCGAAGGCCGCTGCTCCTCACATGAAGCCAGGTAGCTCGATCATTAACACGACCTCGATCCAGTCGCGGCAGCCGTCGCCTCAGCTTCTTGCATACGCGTCCACGAAAGGCGCGATTTCGAACTTCACGGCGGGTCTCGCCGAGATGCTTGCGGAAAAAGGCATTCGCGTAAATGCGGTCGCGCCGGGGCCGATCTGGACGCCGCTCATCCCTTCGACGATGCCAGCGGAAAAGGCTGCCAAGTTTGGGGAAAACACCCTTATCGGCCGGGCCGGACAGCCAGCAGAACTGGCGGGTGCCTACGTCCTGCTCGCCTCCGATCTGGGAAGCTACATGACGGGAGCCGTCATTCCGGTAACCGGAGGCGAGATCATGATCTGA